A genomic segment from Synergistaceae bacterium encodes:
- the rsmA gene encoding 16S rRNA (adenine(1518)-N(6)/adenine(1519)-N(6))-dimethyltransferase RsmA, whose translation MAEAAGFFRAKKRLGQNFLADRNVLLEIVKRASIEGEDVVLEVGPGRGVLTRELLSEGCVRLYAVELDRRLASELEPLCEEEPRLHLIWGDAMKVDYGALSPFPNKIVANIPYNITTPLIWKMLEFAPRGLTYHLYMVQKEAADRLLAPRDTKDRYPLGVTLEAMGTVTLVRHVPASCFRPMPRVESALVEITLVENFHLMHNTLWSDLLHGAFRQRRKTLVNNLKGFAGIEDWRPVLEEVQIEEKIRAEDLSTEEWLKLYSRLPGDRDIF comes from the coding sequence TTGGCTGAAGCTGCCGGTTTTTTTCGCGCCAAAAAACGGCTGGGGCAAAATTTTCTGGCGGACCGCAACGTCCTTTTGGAAATTGTGAAGCGCGCTTCCATTGAGGGGGAAGACGTGGTGCTGGAGGTGGGACCGGGACGGGGCGTGCTGACCCGGGAACTGCTCTCCGAAGGGTGTGTTCGTCTTTACGCCGTGGAGCTGGACAGGCGTCTTGCGAGCGAACTGGAGCCGCTCTGTGAGGAGGAGCCCCGGCTGCACCTGATCTGGGGGGACGCGATGAAGGTCGATTACGGCGCTTTGTCCCCGTTTCCCAACAAAATCGTGGCGAACATTCCCTATAACATCACGACGCCTCTGATTTGGAAGATGCTTGAGTTCGCCCCCCGGGGTCTGACTTACCATCTTTATATGGTGCAGAAGGAAGCGGCGGACCGTCTTCTGGCGCCCCGGGACACGAAAGACCGTTATCCCCTGGGGGTGACGCTGGAGGCCATGGGAACCGTGACGCTGGTTCGGCATGTGCCGGCTTCCTGTTTTCGTCCGATGCCGCGGGTGGAGTCCGCCCTGGTGGAAATCACGCTGGTCGAAAATTTTCACCTGATGCACAATACTCTGTGGAGCGACCTTCTCCATGGGGCGTTTCGGCAGCGCCGCAAAACTTTGGTCAACAATCTGAAAGGGTTCGCGGGCATCGAGGACTGGCGTCCCGTTCTCGAAGAGGTTCAGATAGAAGAAAAAATACGGGCGGAGGATTTGAGTACAGAAGAATGGCTGAAGCTGTATTCCCGTCTGCCTGGTGACAGGGATATTTTTTAA
- a CDS encoding Na+/H+ antiporter subunit E — protein MFVFVVSFITYLLLSWSGELSIQEITIAFFLAITVSLVVSTSSRSGFWSTKGLSPQRWWHFLQYIFGPFAVGLGHANIDVAKRVISGKINPGIVKFNPRLKTDIGRMMLANSITLTPGTLTVDIDDDGTFYVHTIWLDTPTPSEEDICGSFGKWVRRIVE, from the coding sequence ATGTTTGTGTTTGTAGTCTCGTTTATCACATATCTGCTCCTTTCCTGGTCCGGTGAGTTGAGCATACAGGAAATCACTATTGCGTTTTTTCTGGCAATAACTGTGTCTCTTGTTGTTTCGACTTCGTCCCGGTCCGGTTTTTGGAGTACGAAAGGGCTAAGCCCGCAAAGGTGGTGGCATTTTCTGCAGTATATTTTCGGTCCTTTCGCCGTGGGGCTCGGCCATGCCAATATCGACGTGGCGAAGCGGGTCATCTCGGGGAAAATCAACCCGGGTATCGTAAAATTCAACCCTCGCCTCAAAACCGACATCGGGCGCATGATGCTGGCGAATTCGATCACTCTGACTCCGGGGACTCTCACGGTGGACATCGACGACGATGGAACGTTTTACGTTCACACGATCTGGCTGGATACGCCCACGCCTTCGGAGGAGGACATATGCGGATCATTCGGCAAATGGGTCAGGAGGATAGTGGAATGA
- a CDS encoding cation:proton antiporter (subunit F of antiporter complex involved in resistance to high concentrations of Na+, K+, Li+ and/or alkali; in S. meliloti it is known to be involved specifically with K+ transport): protein MSASQYLFSGVALLMGLLIVLVSGRLIAGPTTADRLIALDTINTLVSGIMLLLGAVYDSVVMVDVAIVYMALSFVSTLYFARHLEGGM from the coding sequence ATGAGCGCCAGTCAGTATCTTTTTTCAGGTGTAGCCCTGCTTATGGGTCTGTTGATCGTTCTGGTCTCCGGACGGCTCATCGCCGGCCCCACCACGGCCGACCGGCTGATCGCTCTGGACACGATCAACACGCTGGTTTCCGGAATTATGCTCCTTCTGGGAGCGGTGTACGATTCCGTGGTAATGGTGGATGTGGCCATCGTTTATATGGCGCTTTCTTTCGTGAGCACTCTTTATTTTGCCCGGCATCTCGAAGGGGGAATGTAG
- the mnhG gene encoding monovalent cation/H(+) antiporter subunit G → MILAIGVGLLLLVSLVFNCLGTLALYRFPDVYTRLHGATKCTTFGTLFAVFALLLYSIVRFMAVEGEDRFLVLFIHVVIAGIVLLLSNPAGAHAVARAAHRSGILPEPAIVDSLEEMEREMKKRKGGVAQ, encoded by the coding sequence ATGATTCTGGCCATCGGCGTGGGGCTCCTTCTTCTTGTCAGCCTCGTTTTCAACTGTCTGGGAACCCTGGCCCTCTATCGTTTTCCTGACGTTTATACCCGTCTTCACGGGGCGACGAAGTGCACCACCTTCGGGACGCTTTTTGCCGTTTTTGCCCTGTTGCTGTACTCCATTGTGCGTTTTATGGCGGTGGAGGGAGAGGATCGTTTTCTGGTCCTGTTTATCCACGTCGTGATCGCGGGAATCGTCCTTCTGCTTTCGAATCCGGCCGGGGCGCACGCTGTGGCGAGAGCCGCTCACCGCAGCGGAATTCTGCCGGAACCGGCCATCGTGGACTCACTGGAGGAGATGGAAAGAGAAATGAAAAAACGAAAAGGAGGAGTGGCGCAGTGA
- a CDS encoding DUF4040 domain-containing protein, translated as MNPSLHVPVLITLLVSAFMALWFRNLLHSVIALGVFSLVLALEFYILRAPDVAIAEASIGAGLSTTIFVITLRAVRDRNRREKP; from the coding sequence GTGAACCCGTCGTTGCATGTGCCTGTTCTCATCACGTTGCTTGTTTCGGCCTTTATGGCGCTCTGGTTCAGAAATCTTCTGCATTCCGTCATCGCGCTGGGCGTGTTCAGCCTTGTGCTCGCTCTTGAGTTCTATATTCTGCGGGCCCCTGACGTGGCCATAGCGGAGGCCTCCATCGGAGCCGGCCTTTCGACCACCATTTTCGTCATCACGCTTCGCGCTGTTCGGGACCGCAACAGGAGGGAAAAACCATGA
- a CDS encoding sodium:proton antiporter: MKPLSVIVTSVCDIFAWFMIVFGVYVINNGHNTPGGGFQGGAITATFLSLVLVARGGKKFYAWVREGIYGLFEFIGLMAFFIFGCMGFPHSFFFNSLAIPQGGKALSNWIPWSGTIALMNVSVGLEVIGALSLVIVYMYGSIRMVETGAGMGGERGHDRFDR; this comes from the coding sequence ATGAAACCTCTGTCCGTAATCGTGACGTCGGTGTGCGACATTTTCGCCTGGTTCATGATCGTTTTCGGCGTCTACGTCATCAATAACGGCCATAATACGCCGGGAGGCGGTTTCCAGGGAGGAGCCATCACCGCCACGTTTTTAAGCCTCGTCCTGGTGGCCCGGGGCGGAAAGAAATTTTACGCCTGGGTTCGGGAGGGAATATACGGTCTCTTCGAATTTATAGGGCTGATGGCCTTTTTTATCTTTGGCTGTATGGGCTTTCCCCATTCTTTCTTCTTCAATTCCCTGGCCATTCCTCAGGGAGGGAAGGCTCTCTCCAACTGGATCCCCTGGAGCGGGACCATCGCACTGATGAACGTGTCCGTCGGCCTTGAGGTCATCGGAGCGCTGTCGCTGGTGATCGTCTACATGTACGGCAGTATCCGGATGGTCGAGACGGGCGCCGGAATGGGAGGAGAACGCGGTCATGACCGATTCGATCGATAA
- a CDS encoding cation:proton antiporter subunit C: MTDSIDKTLDCLGNASYVVVALLVLMALYAILTQKNLIKICIAVAILGSSANLFLVLLGYRDGGNIPIYYLKGAEESMVLPTPQCLTLTAIVIALATTALMLSLIILIHKHYGTLNIDEIRRLRG, encoded by the coding sequence ATGACCGATTCGATCGATAAAACGCTGGATTGCCTGGGCAACGCGTCCTACGTGGTGGTTGCCCTGCTGGTGCTGATGGCTCTGTACGCGATTCTGACTCAGAAAAACCTGATCAAAATCTGTATCGCCGTGGCGATTCTCGGTTCTTCCGCCAATTTGTTTCTCGTTTTGCTGGGATATCGGGATGGAGGGAACATTCCCATTTATTATTTGAAAGGCGCGGAGGAAAGCATGGTTTTGCCCACTCCCCAGTGTCTGACGCTGACGGCGATCGTTATCGCTCTTGCCACCACGGCGCTGATGCTCTCTCTGATCATCCTGATTCACAAGCATTATGGAACGCTGAACATCGATGAAATCAGGAGGTTACGGGGATGA
- a CDS encoding NADH:ubiquinone oxidoreductase: MRFSEHLPAFLVMVPLLGAFATPLATCFGRRVSNVFFLLFTLLTLIIGISVGTAAFAGNTLIYVMGGEHFALTLPSGMTYPVRILFQIDAAGAMMILCVCLAAFAGSLFSIHYMERFSGWKRFLSLYFLMMAGALGMCATGDLFNFFVFVEISSIASFGLVAFWRDKPEAIEASYKYMLISQIAALLLLIAIGTLYGKYDALNMAALASKLRPGVLERIALALIIAVLAFKCGAFPMHAWMPDAYAEAPAGVTCLLVTVSQASFYGLIRVCYSIFPGVARSGTVGWILITFGCMSMFFGVMMAVVQHEIKRLMGYHSISQVGYMLLAMGVGLLAINGGDGLTAVEGGLFHAMNYSIYKALLFLCAGALYYATGTRDLDKMGGLARNMPWTAGMFVVAAAAISGLPPFNGFVSKWLIYESSFRVHPFLPAVAMITSVLTLASFVKVFQAAFLGPAKTKFLAVREVPSGMVAGMMILTVMTLLLSLFPGWFMDNIFTNAAHALLNQQGYIRAVMGGM, encoded by the coding sequence ATGAGATTCTCTGAGCATCTGCCGGCTTTTCTCGTGATGGTTCCCCTGTTGGGGGCGTTTGCGACTCCGCTGGCGACATGTTTCGGCCGAAGGGTCAGCAACGTGTTTTTCCTTCTCTTTACGCTGCTGACTTTAATCATCGGCATTTCTGTCGGAACCGCCGCATTTGCCGGAAACACGCTGATCTACGTCATGGGCGGAGAGCATTTCGCGCTGACTCTTCCCTCCGGTATGACCTATCCCGTGCGTATCCTCTTTCAGATCGACGCGGCGGGCGCGATGATGATCCTCTGCGTTTGCCTGGCGGCCTTTGCCGGATCCCTTTTCTCGATCCACTACATGGAGCGCTTTTCCGGGTGGAAGCGTTTCCTGTCGCTGTATTTCCTGATGATGGCCGGGGCTTTGGGCATGTGCGCCACGGGGGACCTGTTCAACTTTTTCGTTTTTGTGGAAATATCTTCCATCGCCTCTTTCGGGCTGGTGGCTTTTTGGAGGGACAAGCCGGAGGCCATCGAGGCCAGTTACAAATATATGCTGATTTCTCAGATAGCGGCGCTGCTGCTTCTGATTGCCATCGGTACGCTTTACGGGAAGTATGACGCGCTGAATATGGCGGCTCTGGCCTCAAAGCTGCGTCCCGGTGTGCTGGAGAGGATTGCTCTGGCCCTGATTATCGCTGTTCTGGCCTTCAAGTGCGGCGCGTTTCCCATGCACGCCTGGATGCCCGATGCCTACGCCGAAGCTCCCGCGGGAGTGACCTGTCTTCTGGTGACGGTGAGCCAGGCCTCTTTTTATGGGCTGATTCGTGTTTGTTACTCCATTTTCCCCGGAGTTGCGCGCAGTGGCACGGTGGGGTGGATTTTGATCACTTTTGGCTGCATGTCCATGTTCTTCGGCGTGATGATGGCGGTTGTCCAGCACGAAATCAAGCGCCTCATGGGATACCATTCGATTTCCCAGGTGGGTTATATGCTGCTGGCCATGGGAGTGGGGCTTCTGGCGATAAACGGCGGAGACGGTCTGACCGCCGTGGAAGGCGGGCTTTTCCACGCCATGAACTACTCCATCTACAAGGCGCTGCTTTTTCTGTGCGCGGGGGCGCTCTATTACGCGACGGGCACCCGCGACCTGGACAAAATGGGAGGGCTGGCCCGCAACATGCCCTGGACGGCGGGAATGTTCGTCGTGGCTGCCGCGGCCATTTCCGGACTGCCGCCTTTCAATGGGTTCGTCTCCAAGTGGCTGATTTACGAATCGAGTTTCAGAGTGCATCCCTTTCTGCCGGCTGTCGCCATGATTACCTCTGTTCTGACTCTGGCCTCCTTTGTCAAGGTTTTTCAGGCCGCGTTTCTGGGTCCGGCAAAGACGAAATTCCTGGCGGTGCGTGAAGTTCCCTCCGGAATGGTGGCGGGAATGATGATTTTGACGGTGATGACTCTGCTGCTCTCTTTGTTCCCGGGCTGGTTCATGGACAATATTTTCACGAATGCGGCTCACGCCCTTTTGAATCAGCAGGGGTATATTCGCGCCGTTATGGGAGGAATGTAA
- a CDS encoding hydrogenase, whose amino-acid sequence MWGQINSGWGYWNVFIWLFFFVLISFFVLWVRSMGRMDYKRNTDQDEIYWSGNDVPEDGADISVPASSSYWGFRVAMEPLYRFLNSFHSGNASDYAGYFVVTTALVGILILF is encoded by the coding sequence ATGTGGGGGCAGATCAACTCCGGGTGGGGATACTGGAACGTCTTCATCTGGCTTTTCTTCTTCGTTTTAATTTCCTTTTTCGTCCTGTGGGTTCGTTCGATGGGAAGGATGGACTACAAAAGAAATACCGATCAGGACGAAATTTACTGGTCCGGTAACGACGTTCCCGAGGACGGAGCCGACATATCGGTGCCCGCGTCGTCGTCGTACTGGGGTTTTCGAGTTGCCATGGAGCCGCTGTATCGTTTTTTGAATTCCTTTCACAGCGGAAACGCCTCCGATTATGCGGGGTATTTTGTTGTGACGACGGCGCTGGTCGGGATTCTTATTCTGTTTTAA
- a CDS encoding NADH-quinone oxidoreductase subunit B family protein, translated as MKPLDILEVLPRSLWVTTCNSGSCNGCDIEVVATLGPRYDIERFGMKLVGTPRHADVMIVTGPVTRFMREKVKRIYSQMPDPKVVIVVGNCGCSGDVFYKSYNLVGPVDNIIPVDVYVHGCAPRPEAIIEGVTKAVLKLESLRKKEPVSNVVETVGEPVAGEVAL; from the coding sequence ATGAAACCGTTGGATATTCTCGAAGTGCTGCCGCGTTCTTTGTGGGTTACGACGTGCAACTCCGGTTCCTGCAACGGCTGCGATATTGAAGTCGTGGCCACGCTGGGTCCTCGTTACGACATCGAGCGATTCGGTATGAAACTGGTGGGGACGCCGCGCCACGCGGATGTTATGATCGTCACCGGCCCCGTGACGCGATTCATGCGGGAGAAGGTGAAGCGTATCTACAGTCAGATGCCGGACCCCAAAGTGGTGATCGTAGTGGGCAACTGCGGCTGTTCCGGCGATGTTTTCTATAAATCCTACAACCTGGTGGGGCCGGTGGATAACATCATTCCGGTGGATGTTTACGTCCACGGATGCGCCCCGCGTCCGGAAGCCATCATCGAGGGCGTGACCAAAGCCGTGCTGAAACTGGAAAGCCTGCGTAAGAAAGAACCTGTAAGCAACGTTGTCGAAACCGTCGGCGAGCCGGTTGCCGGGGAGGTGGCACTGTGA
- a CDS encoding NADH-quinone oxidoreductase subunit C has product MTSAFKKGTMDFQVLIDALRVKFDPEILKLEVHEHRGGSLGEVQSRDLWIEISRNVFRSFVETLFEYDFVNFHVISGDDVGVTGEGDSQEDSIVLYYHLSLFQRSRCGRIGVTLSIRVPKSDLYVPSLFDLLPGSEYSEREIREMFGVEFIGLPTNAMVFLPEDWNEKIKPWRRDGVGPTPEVVRELS; this is encoded by the coding sequence GTGACCTCCGCGTTCAAAAAGGGAACCATGGATTTTCAGGTTTTGATCGATGCGCTGCGGGTGAAATTCGATCCCGAGATTCTCAAACTGGAGGTTCACGAGCATCGGGGAGGCAGTCTTGGTGAAGTTCAGAGCCGCGACCTGTGGATTGAAATTTCCCGGAACGTGTTCCGTTCTTTTGTGGAAACGCTTTTCGAGTACGATTTCGTGAATTTTCACGTGATTTCCGGCGACGATGTGGGTGTGACGGGAGAGGGAGACTCTCAGGAGGACTCCATCGTTCTTTATTATCACCTGTCTCTTTTTCAGCGTTCCCGCTGCGGGCGCATCGGTGTGACTTTGTCCATACGGGTACCGAAGAGCGACCTTTACGTTCCCTCTCTGTTCGACCTGCTTCCCGGGTCGGAATACAGCGAGCGGGAAATAAGGGAAATGTTTGGCGTCGAGTTCATCGGACTTCCGACCAACGCAATGGTCTTTTTACCGGAGGACTGGAACGAGAAAATCAAGCCCTGGCGCCGCGACGGCGTCGGCCCGACTCCCGAAGTGGTTCGGGAGTTGAGCTGA
- a CDS encoding nickel-dependent hydrogenase large subunit, which yields MSTTYTIPVGPVHVGLKEPVTAWLELEGERIVGARVRPGAIHRGIEFMARERNPIQVIYLSERICGICSFSHVLCFIRAIEDLAKMEVPIRGQYIRSLVLELERIHSHILWAGVACYTIGFDSAFHLGMQLRERVMDMLELLSGNRVNYGVATFGGVRWDLTSELDKALREMLRYYRREFDPFREIVMEDPVAQARMRNVGVLTRDNAVRYSAVGPTARASGLRVDLRKSSPYEAYADFDVEPVVPQDYFGSAHGDVLDRFAVRVMEVYQSLEIIENILDGLPEGPFVAESNLNKVLASLKKADGVGWGIIEAPRGDDTHIVSLKGGEDNVFWWKVRAPTYANAVSWPIMFQGNELADAPLIINSIDPCISCMERMLVVNERGASEVVEKADLVKRSRQKTFELRSRLGSKYAGGGGTGK from the coding sequence ATGTCGACAACCTATACAATACCGGTCGGGCCGGTGCATGTGGGTCTCAAGGAACCGGTGACCGCGTGGCTTGAACTGGAGGGCGAAAGGATCGTCGGTGCGCGGGTGCGGCCAGGGGCGATTCACCGCGGCATCGAATTCATGGCCCGGGAGCGTAATCCCATTCAGGTCATCTATCTTTCGGAACGAATCTGCGGAATCTGCTCCTTCAGTCACGTCCTGTGTTTCATTCGTGCGATAGAGGACCTGGCGAAAATGGAAGTCCCCATCCGCGGCCAGTATATTCGCAGCCTGGTGCTGGAGCTGGAGCGCATACATTCCCATATTTTGTGGGCTGGAGTCGCCTGTTACACCATCGGTTTCGATTCCGCCTTCCACCTCGGTATGCAGCTGCGGGAACGCGTCATGGACATGCTGGAGCTGCTTTCGGGGAACCGCGTCAACTACGGCGTGGCCACCTTCGGCGGGGTGCGCTGGGATCTCACCTCCGAACTGGATAAGGCCCTGCGCGAAATGCTGCGTTACTACCGACGGGAGTTCGATCCTTTCAGAGAGATCGTCATGGAGGATCCCGTAGCTCAGGCGCGCATGAGAAACGTGGGTGTTCTGACGCGGGATAACGCGGTCCGTTACAGCGCCGTGGGCCCCACGGCCCGGGCCAGCGGGCTGAGAGTCGATCTGCGCAAAAGCTCTCCCTACGAGGCATACGCGGATTTCGACGTGGAGCCCGTGGTGCCTCAGGATTATTTTGGCTCGGCCCACGGCGACGTGCTCGACCGGTTTGCCGTCCGGGTCATGGAGGTCTATCAGTCCCTGGAGATTATCGAGAACATTCTCGACGGACTTCCCGAAGGGCCTTTCGTTGCCGAATCCAATCTCAATAAAGTCCTGGCATCCCTTAAAAAAGCCGACGGCGTGGGGTGGGGGATCATCGAAGCGCCTCGGGGCGACGATACTCATATCGTCAGTCTTAAAGGCGGCGAGGATAACGTGTTCTGGTGGAAGGTTCGGGCGCCCACCTACGCCAACGCGGTTTCATGGCCCATCATGTTTCAGGGCAACGAACTGGCCGACGCGCCCCTGATCATCAACAGCATCGACCCCTGCATCTCCTGCATGGAGCGGATGCTGGTGGTGAACGAGCGGGGAGCTTCTGAAGTGGTCGAGAAAGCCGACCTGGTAAAGCGTTCGCGCCAAAAGACTTTCGAGCTTCGGTCCAGACTCGGTTCAAAATATGCCGGCGGAGGAGGTACGGGAAAGTGA
- a CDS encoding NADH-quinone oxidoreductase subunit H has product MFTLFLKIFAGMALLALIVVLALLFDGFDRILHARMQRRYGPPLLQPVYDILKLLGKENIVPRRAVRLIFMASPWLTLVTTLMVFLYLPAGSFPAVLGTEGDMVLIVYLLAMSGLLMAMGGFASGNPIAAIGAGREITLMMSYEFPLAIVVCSMAWTAYRLGMPGEPFNLETFAAISIWSLVGKAGFIGLLCLFLSLILVVPGEVGKGPMDIPEAKTEILDGLIIEYSGVNLAMFKLTFALRSFAIATFVTCLFVPLSLRSLFGIGGFVVAVFDFVFFWVKVFVVQMLFVTVMRTAFGRLKIAQASRFYTLNVAGLSIAGMLLLSVDVLMR; this is encoded by the coding sequence GTGTTTACGCTGTTTCTGAAAATTTTTGCGGGTATGGCGCTGCTGGCACTGATCGTGGTTCTGGCTCTCCTGTTTGATGGCTTCGATCGCATCCTCCACGCGAGAATGCAGCGTCGCTACGGGCCTCCGCTGTTGCAGCCGGTGTATGACATTCTGAAGCTGCTGGGCAAGGAAAACATCGTTCCCCGACGTGCTGTCCGCCTGATTTTTATGGCGTCGCCCTGGCTGACCCTTGTCACCACGCTCATGGTTTTTCTTTATCTTCCGGCGGGATCTTTCCCGGCAGTTTTGGGAACGGAAGGGGATATGGTGCTCATTGTGTATCTTTTGGCGATGAGCGGTCTTCTCATGGCGATGGGAGGATTCGCCAGCGGGAACCCCATCGCAGCCATCGGCGCGGGGCGGGAAATCACGCTGATGATGAGTTATGAATTTCCTCTGGCGATCGTGGTCTGCAGTATGGCTTGGACGGCTTATCGTTTGGGAATGCCCGGCGAGCCCTTCAATCTGGAGACCTTTGCCGCTATATCGATTTGGTCGCTTGTGGGAAAGGCGGGCTTTATCGGGCTGCTCTGCCTCTTTCTGTCGCTGATACTGGTCGTTCCCGGCGAGGTGGGAAAGGGTCCCATGGACATTCCCGAGGCGAAGACGGAGATCCTGGACGGTCTCATCATTGAATACAGCGGTGTCAACCTCGCCATGTTCAAACTGACTTTCGCTCTGCGTTCCTTTGCGATAGCGACTTTTGTGACCTGTCTGTTCGTTCCCCTGTCTCTGAGGAGCCTTTTCGGCATTGGCGGGTTCGTGGTGGCGGTCTTCGATTTTGTGTTTTTCTGGGTGAAGGTTTTCGTTGTGCAGATGCTTTTTGTAACGGTCATGCGCACGGCCTTCGGACGTCTCAAAATAGCTCAGGCTTCGCGTTTCTACACCCTGAACGTGGCGGGACTGTCCATTGCGGGAATGCTTCTGCTTTCCGTCGACGTCCTCATGAGATAG
- a CDS encoding 4Fe-4S binding protein — MITRVLIQIVKQFFSRVATNPFPARNMPPSLMDVLNNPEAQLNPPVPVGKRFRGRLSYDKKKCIGCRLCTKVCPANATEYLPSEKKIVIHNDRCCFCAQCTEICPVKCLSMSKEYMISSYERKTNLVIDSGPVPKPE; from the coding sequence TTGATCACACGCGTATTGATTCAGATTGTCAAACAGTTTTTTTCGCGAGTCGCGACCAATCCTTTTCCGGCCAGGAACATGCCTCCGTCTCTGATGGACGTGCTGAACAACCCTGAGGCGCAGCTCAATCCGCCTGTGCCGGTGGGGAAACGCTTTCGAGGCAGGCTCAGCTACGACAAAAAGAAGTGCATCGGCTGCAGGCTCTGCACGAAGGTCTGTCCGGCGAACGCCACGGAGTATCTTCCGAGCGAAAAGAAGATTGTCATCCATAACGATCGATGCTGTTTCTGCGCTCAGTGCACGGAAATCTGCCCGGTGAAATGTCTGTCCATGTCGAAGGAATATATGATCTCGTCCTACGAACGCAAGACGAACCTCGTCATCGACAGCGGCCCTGTGCCCAAACCGGAATAG
- a CDS encoding Crp/Fnr family transcriptional regulator: MDKFLPLLKTCPLFAGIENNDLQKLLHCLAAIESRVGKNSFIFTADERVISVGIVLSGAVHVLQEDFWGNRVILTRIEPGGLFGEAFAFAEVEKLPVSVVAAEESVVLLMDCKHIAAPCGSACAFHAQLIKNMMRILAGKNILLTQKIRHITRRTTREKLLSYLSGQALQAGGSAFDIPFSRQELADYLSVDRSALSAELSKMRNENILRCRRSHFELL; this comes from the coding sequence ATGGATAAATTCCTTCCTCTGCTGAAAACCTGCCCGCTGTTTGCCGGAATCGAAAACAACGACCTGCAGAAGCTGTTGCACTGCCTCGCGGCCATTGAGAGCCGCGTCGGAAAAAACAGTTTCATTTTCACCGCAGATGAAAGGGTGATCTCGGTGGGCATCGTGCTCTCCGGCGCCGTTCACGTTCTGCAGGAGGATTTCTGGGGCAACCGCGTGATCTTGACTCGAATCGAGCCGGGAGGACTTTTTGGTGAAGCCTTTGCCTTCGCTGAGGTCGAGAAACTGCCGGTCAGCGTCGTGGCCGCGGAAGAATCCGTAGTGCTTCTCATGGACTGTAAACACATCGCCGCGCCCTGCGGTTCGGCCTGCGCGTTCCATGCTCAGCTGATCAAAAACATGATGAGAATACTGGCGGGGAAAAATATCCTGCTGACGCAGAAAATAAGACACATCACCCGGCGGACCACAAGAGAAAAACTGCTGTCTTATCTCTCCGGTCAGGCTCTGCAGGCGGGTGGCAGCGCCTTTGACATTCCCTTCAGCCGACAGGAACTGGCCGATTATCTTTCTGTGGACAGAAGCGCCCTCTCCGCCGAACTGTCGAAAATGCGGAACGAAAATATCCTGCGCTGCCGACGCAGTCACTTCGAGCTGCTGTAA
- a CDS encoding 4Fe-4S binding protein, which translates to MIRKIIHIDEDRCDGCGLCASACHEGAIGMVDGRARLLRDDYCDGLGNCLPACPRGAITFIEREAAEYDEAAVQKHLAGVKEKTSHQENRDCHQGGCPGSKAQLFVRQAPAAAMEMEEAVSQLRQWPVQIKLVAVNAPCFENTNLLVSADCAAYAHGNFHKTFMRNRVTLIGCPKLDEVDYGEKLTEIIKRNNIRSVTVVRMEVPCCAGIENAVKTALQNSGKMIPWRVVTLSREGEILED; encoded by the coding sequence ATGATACGAAAAATTATTCACATTGATGAAGACAGGTGCGACGGTTGCGGCCTTTGTGCGAGCGCCTGCCACGAGGGAGCCATCGGAATGGTCGACGGCAGGGCCAGACTGCTGCGGGACGATTACTGCGACGGGCTCGGCAACTGTCTGCCGGCCTGTCCGAGAGGAGCCATCACGTTCATTGAGCGGGAAGCGGCGGAATACGACGAGGCAGCCGTTCAAAAACATCTTGCCGGCGTAAAGGAAAAAACCTCTCATCAGGAGAACCGTGACTGTCATCAGGGAGGCTGCCCCGGTTCGAAAGCGCAGCTTTTCGTTCGCCAGGCTCCGGCGGCCGCGATGGAGATGGAGGAAGCTGTCAGTCAGTTGCGTCAATGGCCGGTTCAGATAAAACTCGTGGCGGTAAACGCTCCCTGTTTCGAAAATACGAATCTGCTCGTGTCCGCCGACTGCGCCGCGTATGCCCATGGAAATTTTCACAAGACATTCATGCGGAACAGGGTTACATTAATAGGGTGTCCCAAACTGGACGAGGTGGATTACGGCGAGAAGCTCACCGAAATTATCAAACGAAACAACATCCGGTCCGTGACGGTGGTTCGCATGGAGGTTCCCTGCTGCGCCGGCATCGAAAACGCCGTGAAAACCGCGCTGCAAAACTCCGGTAAAATGATCCCCTGGCGGGTGGTCACCCTCTCCCGGGAAGGAGAGATTCTGGAGGACTGA